CCGCGATGCGGAGATTGTCGTGAATGCTGGTAATCGCCGCGCCGTGAATGACCTTCGCACCGCACTGCGTGTCGCGTATTCCCATCCAGAAAAGCATCTCGACGATCAAATGGAAGGCTCGGCTGGCGAATCGTCGCTGCCCTGTTTGCGCTTGATTGATGACTGCCCCAGGCATCCAGCGCGACCCGATGACACAATCGGCCTCCTCGCATCGTTTGACGAGATCGTGGAAATCTTTCGGGGCTGTGGCTCCGTCGGCATCGACATAACCCACCAGGTTGTGGGTCGTGGCCAGCTTGAAACCCTCGATAAGGGCTCCCCCTTTGCCGATGGCGGCGGGAAACTCAAGCGCGCTAATGAAGGGAAACTCGGCGGCCACCTTCTGCACCACTCCCAGCGTGCCATCCACGCATCCGTTGAGCACCACGACGAGGTGAAATTCCCCCGGGTAATTGTCGCGGAAATAGGCCCCGTATTCCCGTAGGACAGGCTCAATCCGTTGCTCTTCATTGTAAGCTGGAATCAGCAGGAGCAGGCTCTTCGCCGGGGCGTTGGCTGGAGCTGGAACGTCAGTCACGGTTCATTCCCTCGTTGGTTTGAAATGGCAATTGGGTCGCATGAGCGCCTACGCTGGATAACTAGCGATGGCGATAGTGGAGGATGTCAAACTCAGGGGTGGTTTGCAAGGTTTGGACGAGCTCAAACTCCTGTTCGAAGGCGGGAAAGAATCGATCTCCATCCACGGTTTGCTTGACCAAGGTCAGGTAGAGGTCGGAGCACTGGGTTAAGGCCTGCTCGTAAATCTGGGCTCCCCCGCAGATGAACACTTCGGCCGGCTCCTGATCGGGATGGACCTCGGAAAGGTCCTTGACCCAGCGCACGCCTGGGTGCTGGAAGGGGCTTCGACTCAGCACGACGGTGGTCCGGTTGGGTAGCGGTCGGCCGATGGATTCGAAGGTCTTTCGACCCATCACAATCGTGTTGCCGGTGGTCATCTTCTTGAACCACTTGAAGTCCTCAGGGAGATGCCACGGGATGCCGTTTTCGCGCCCGATCACTCGGTTTTGCGACATGGCCGCGATGGCTTTGAAGCGTTTCATAGTTCGCGGACCAGTCATTCTCCTCATTCCGATTAGACGGCAACGGGAGCTTTGATGGCTGGATGAGGGTCGTAGTTGGTCAGCTCAAAATCCTCAAACTTGAACTGGTGGATATCCTTGATCGCTGGATTCAGCCGCATCTGGGGCAAGGGACGAGGCTCGCGACTGAGCTGCAGCTTCACCTGGTCCAGGTGGTTCGAGTAGATGTGGATATCTCCGAACGTGTGAACGAAGGTCCCGGGCTTGAGATCGCAAACCTGAGCAACCATCAGAGTCAACAGCGCGTAGGACGCGATGTTGAACGGGACTCCGAGAAAGAGGTCCGCGCTGCGTTGATACAGCTGGCAGCTGAGCTCCCCCTCTTGCACGTAAAACTGAAACAGGGTGTGGCAGGGAGGGAGCGCCATGGTTTCAACCTCGCCCGGATTCCAGGCGCTGACGATCAACCGCCGACTGTCGGGCTTGGTTCGGATGGCTTCGATGACCTGGTTGATCTGGTTGATGGACCGCCCATCGGCCGTTCGCCAGTCGCACCACTG
This genomic window from Verrucomicrobiales bacterium contains:
- a CDS encoding glycosyltransferase, which gives rise to MTDVPAPANAPAKSLLLLIPAYNEEQRIEPVLREYGAYFRDNYPGEFHLVVVLNGCVDGTLGVVQKVAAEFPFISALEFPAAIGKGGALIEGFKLATTHNLVGYVDADGATAPKDFHDLVKRCEEADCVIGSRWMPGAVINQAQTGQRRFASRAFHLIVEMLFWMGIRDTQCGAKVIHGAAITSIHDNLRIADMAFDINLLYALKRAKFKILEVPTVWTDKLGSKVVLGKTSLTMLLSAIRVRLIYSPFYRLLRPLRPLEGWLYRKLRAPLPRSGPPK
- a CDS encoding dihydrofolate reductase, producing MKRFKAIAAMSQNRVIGRENGIPWHLPEDFKWFKKMTTGNTIVMGRKTFESIGRPLPNRTTVVLSRSPFQHPGVRWVKDLSEVHPDQEPAEVFICGGAQIYEQALTQCSDLYLTLVKQTVDGDRFFPAFEQEFELVQTLQTTPEFDILHYRHR
- a CDS encoding thymidylate synthase, encoding MLQYQQLLRQVLEQGRFKSDRTGTGTYSLFGAQARFPLQDGFPLVTTKKVHLKSIIHELLWFLSGDTNIRYLKDNGVSIWNEWADAEGNLGRVYGAQWCDWRTADGRSINQINQVIEAIRTKPDSRRLIVSAWNPGEVETMALPPCHTLFQFYVQEGELSCQLYQRSADLFLGVPFNIASYALLTLMVAQVCDLKPGTFVHTFGDIHIYSNHLDQVKLQLSREPRPLPQMRLNPAIKDIHQFKFEDFELTNYDPHPAIKAPVAV